The following coding sequences are from one Clostridia bacterium window:
- the ileS gene encoding isoleucine--tRNA ligase, whose product MSKKYNATLNLPRTKFSMRGNLTQKEPRILEKWEKMNLYEVVRRQAEGKPQFILHDGPPYANGAIHMGQALNKVLKDIIVKFHSLIGYDAPYVPGWDTHGLPIEQRVIKSSQVSRHALDPVEFRKRCRDYALHYVEIQKGQFKRLGVRGDWENPYLTLNPEFEAIQIGVFGEMAQKGYIYKGLKPVYWCTHCETALAEAEIEYSEKESASIYVKFPVVEGLLAEENAFFVIWTTTPWTLPANLAICLHPDFIYQVLVVGDEKYVVAEDLSFSFLEVLGNPDYRVEKTFVGKELEGIVCRHPLYDRNSVVILGDHVTLEQGTGCVHTAPGHGLEDFLVGRKYGLPILSPVDDQGKFTDEAGEYAGLFVGDADAVLVKHLAEKGALVGSSMIKHQYPHCWRCKDPIMFRATEQWFVSIDGFRQKALEEIKQVKWIPAWGEERISHMVAERDDWCISRQRTWGVPIPIFYCRECQQEIINEKTISHLQKLFREYGSDVWWEKDVQDLMPVGIECPQCGCREFTKEEDIMDVWFDSGTSHFGVLETRPELSWPADLYLEGSDQHRGWFNSSLSVAVAVRQKAPYRAVLTHGFLVDEQGRKMSKSLGNGIDPLEVIEKMGADILRLWVASADYRHDVALSPAILKQITEAYRKIRNTCRYLLGNLYDFHPQENRVADEQLLEIDHWALLKLHQLIQKVTEAYQNYEFHTAYHLLHNFCAVEMSSFYLDIIKDRLYTFKANSLARRSAQTVMYEIILALVKMLTPILAFTSEEIWEHLPHESDLPSVQLAGWPQFESRYLDPELEKKWDKFLQVRDFVAKPLEEARQNKLIGNSLDAQVQLYADSDWYDFLVAEQEIWATLFITSDVVLNKLATVPDGAYSSDELPGLAVVIGRAPGEKCARCWMYATSTGENKEHATLCARCVQVVESLAEEL is encoded by the coding sequence ATGTCAAAAAAATATAATGCAACCTTAAATTTACCGCGTACAAAATTTTCTATGCGGGGTAATTTAACACAAAAGGAACCAAGAATTTTGGAAAAATGGGAAAAAATGAATTTGTATGAGGTGGTCCGTCGTCAAGCTGAGGGTAAACCTCAATTTATTTTGCATGATGGTCCACCTTATGCTAATGGGGCCATCCATATGGGGCAGGCTTTAAATAAAGTTTTAAAAGATATTATTGTTAAATTTCATAGTTTAATTGGTTATGATGCTCCTTATGTGCCTGGTTGGGATACACATGGTTTACCTATTGAACAGCGAGTAATTAAATCTTCTCAAGTAAGCAGACATGCTCTTGATCCAGTAGAATTTAGAAAACGCTGTCGGGATTATGCCCTGCATTATGTTGAAATTCAAAAAGGACAATTTAAGCGTTTGGGAGTACGGGGTGATTGGGAAAATCCTTATTTAACCTTAAATCCCGAGTTTGAAGCTATTCAAATTGGAGTTTTTGGGGAAATGGCCCAAAAAGGTTATATTTATAAAGGCTTAAAACCTGTTTATTGGTGTACTCATTGTGAAACAGCTTTGGCGGAAGCGGAAATAGAATATAGTGAAAAAGAATCAGCTTCTATTTATGTTAAATTTCCGGTAGTAGAGGGTTTATTGGCCGAAGAAAATGCTTTTTTTGTAATTTGGACGACAACTCCTTGGACTCTGCCGGCTAATTTGGCTATTTGTTTACATCCTGATTTTATTTATCAAGTTTTAGTGGTTGGGGATGAAAAATATGTGGTAGCAGAGGATTTAAGTTTCTCTTTTTTAGAGGTTTTAGGTAATCCTGATTATCGGGTAGAAAAAACATTTGTGGGTAAAGAATTGGAAGGTATTGTCTGCCGTCATCCCTTGTATGATCGAAATTCGGTTGTTATTTTGGGAGATCATGTTACTTTAGAACAAGGAACCGGTTGTGTGCATACTGCACCTGGTCATGGTTTGGAAGACTTTCTTGTCGGCCGCAAATATGGTTTGCCAATCCTTTCTCCGGTAGATGATCAAGGTAAATTTACAGATGAGGCTGGTGAATATGCCGGTTTGTTTGTGGGTGATGCAGATGCGGTGCTTGTAAAACATTTGGCCGAAAAAGGTGCTTTGGTGGGTAGTAGTATGATTAAACATCAATATCCACACTGCTGGCGCTGTAAGGATCCTATTATGTTTAGGGCTACTGAGCAGTGGTTTGTTTCCATTGATGGTTTTCGTCAAAAAGCACTTGAGGAAATTAAACAGGTAAAATGGATCCCAGCTTGGGGTGAAGAAAGAATTAGTCATATGGTTGCTGAGCGTGATGATTGGTGTATTTCTCGTCAGCGTACTTGGGGAGTACCTATTCCCATTTTTTATTGTCGAGAATGTCAGCAGGAAATTATTAATGAAAAAACAATTAGTCACCTTCAGAAATTGTTTAGGGAATATGGTTCAGATGTTTGGTGGGAAAAAGACGTTCAAGATTTAATGCCTGTAGGTATAGAATGTCCGCAGTGTGGCTGTCGTGAATTTACTAAAGAAGAAGATATTATGGATGTCTGGTTTGATTCGGGGACTTCCCATTTTGGAGTTTTGGAAACCCGTCCTGAACTTAGTTGGCCGGCTGACCTTTATTTGGAAGGCAGTGATCAGCATCGCGGTTGGTTTAACTCCTCTTTATCGGTAGCTGTGGCTGTGCGGCAAAAAGCACCTTATCGTGCGGTTTTGACTCATGGTTTTTTAGTTGATGAACAGGGACGTAAAATGTCTAAGTCTTTGGGTAATGGTATCGATCCTTTGGAAGTAATCGAAAAGATGGGAGCCGATATCTTGCGTTTATGGGTTGCTTCAGCTGATTACCGCCATGATGTGGCTCTTTCGCCCGCTATTTTAAAACAGATTACCGAAGCTTATCGTAAAATTCGTAATACCTGTCGTTATTTATTGGGTAATCTTTATGATTTCCATCCCCAGGAAAATCGGGTAGCTGACGAACAATTGTTAGAAATTGATCACTGGGCTTTATTAAAACTTCATCAGTTAATTCAAAAAGTAACAGAGGCTTATCAAAATTACGAGTTCCATACCGCCTATCATTTACTGCATAATTTTTGTGCAGTAGAAATGAGCTCTTTTTATTTGGATATTATTAAAGATCGGCTTTATACTTTTAAGGCAAATTCTTTAGCTAGAAGAAGTGCTCAAACTGTAATGTACGAAATTATTCTGGCCTTGGTTAAAATGTTGACTCCTATTTTGGCTTTTACCAGTGAAGAAATTTGGGAACATTTACCTCATGAAAGTGATCTCCCTTCAGTACAACTAGCTGGTTGGCCCCAATTTGAATCTCGTTATTTGGATCCCGAACTAGAAAAGAAATGGGATAAATTTTTACAAGTAAGGGATTTTGTGGCTAAACCTCTTGAGGAAGCTCGTCAAAACAAATTAATCGGTAATTCACTCGATGCTCAGGTACAACTTTATGCTGATTCGGATTGGTATGATTTTTTAGTGGCTGAACAGGAAATTTGGGCTACCCTTTTTATTACTTCTGATGTCGTTTTAAATAAATTAGCTACTGTACCTGATGGGGCTTATTCTAGTGATGAACTGCCGGGACTTGCGGTGGTCATTGGTCGGGCCCCAGGTGAGAAATGTGCCCGCTGTTGGATGTATGCTACCTCAACTGGGGAAAATAAAGAACATGCTACTTTATGTGCCCGCTGTGTACAGGTAGTTGAATCACTGGCCGAAGAATTATAA
- a CDS encoding YggU family protein, protein MNQLPVAETSGKIKFKVRVQPRASRNEITGWHGDALKIRLTAPPVEGEANQACLRFLADFFQVNRRQVNLVSGLKSRTKTIEITDFTLAEFKQFLGG, encoded by the coding sequence ATGAATCAACTGCCGGTAGCGGAAACTTCTGGTAAGATTAAATTTAAAGTTAGGGTTCAACCGCGGGCTAGTCGTAATGAAATAACGGGTTGGCATGGTGATGCCCTTAAGATTCGTTTAACTGCACCTCCAGTTGAGGGTGAAGCGAATCAAGCCTGTTTACGATTTTTAGCCGATTTTTTTCAGGTTAACCGTCGGCAGGTTAATTTAGTAAGTGGACTTAAAAGTAGAACCAAAACAATTGAAATTACCGATTTTACTTTAGCGGAATTTAAACAGTTTTTGGGGGGTTAA
- a CDS encoding DivIVA domain-containing protein gives MLTPLDIHNQEFKRSLRGYDVDEVDEFLDEIIRDFEYLYKENLELKETIQKRDEEVNRYQELEQTLQETLVLAQQTGEEIKQNAKKEAELIIWEAQKKAEQILAKAEAETFTAAEMLEKMHGLEKQLYVKMKSFLTSQLEFLEEYEIGINTEEVKETDESTAGSGNFW, from the coding sequence ATGTTAACTCCACTTGATATTCATAATCAGGAATTTAAACGCAGTTTAAGGGGTTATGATGTTGATGAGGTAGATGAGTTTCTTGATGAAATAATTCGTGATTTTGAATATTTGTATAAAGAAAATTTAGAGTTAAAGGAAACAATTCAAAAAAGAGATGAAGAGGTTAATCGTTATCAAGAATTAGAGCAGACCTTACAGGAAACATTAGTCTTAGCACAGCAAACTGGTGAAGAAATTAAACAAAATGCCAAAAAAGAGGCGGAATTAATTATTTGGGAAGCCCAAAAAAAAGCTGAACAAATTTTAGCAAAGGCTGAGGCCGAGACTTTTACTGCTGCGGAAATGTTGGAAAAAATGCACGGTTTGGAAAAACAGCTTTATGTAAAAATGAAAAGTTTTTTAACTTCACAATTGGAATTTCTGGAGGAATATGAGATCGGAATTAATACAGAAGAGGTGAAAGAAACAGATGAATCAACTGCCGGTAGCGGAAACTTCTGGTAA
- the proC gene encoding pyrroline-5-carboxylate reductase codes for MKQLIGLIGGGVMGEAILKGLLKAGKTAASFLVSDHNQKRCAYLKEEYGVRTIEDNKQLIKESEIIILAVKPQNLNEVLSDCLEVCSTDKLWLSILAGITTTKLESLLPVNSKVIRVMPNTPALVGAGAVVLTSGKWAQKQDLERAKSIFAHLGVVHVLPEEMLDAATGLSGSGPAFVALFIEALTDGGVLAGLPREVAAELVLQTVVGTVKLLKETGLHPAELKDRVTSPAGTTIYGMLNWEKNGIRGTIMETVLQAAARAAEI; via the coding sequence TTGAAGCAGCTCATCGGTCTTATTGGTGGAGGAGTAATGGGAGAAGCAATTTTAAAGGGATTATTAAAAGCTGGTAAAACAGCGGCCTCTTTTTTGGTTAGTGATCATAATCAGAAGCGGTGTGCTTATTTAAAAGAGGAATATGGTGTGCGTACTATTGAAGACAACAAACAGTTAATTAAAGAAAGTGAAATTATAATTTTGGCTGTTAAACCGCAAAACTTAAATGAGGTCCTTAGTGATTGTTTAGAGGTCTGTAGTACAGATAAATTGTGGTTATCTATTTTGGCAGGAATAACTACCACTAAATTGGAAAGTTTACTTCCGGTTAATAGTAAAGTTATTCGGGTAATGCCCAATACACCTGCTTTGGTAGGTGCTGGTGCTGTAGTTTTAACTTCTGGTAAATGGGCCCAGAAGCAGGATTTGGAAAGGGCAAAAAGCATTTTTGCTCATCTGGGAGTAGTACATGTTTTACCAGAAGAAATGTTAGATGCGGCAACTGGTTTAAGTGGTAGTGGGCCGGCCTTTGTGGCCTTGTTTATTGAGGCTTTAACTGATGGTGGTGTTTTAGCTGGTTTACCTCGTGAGGTGGCCGCGGAATTAGTTTTACAAACCGTGGTAGGTACGGTTAAATTATTAAAAGAAACAGGACTACACCCTGCGGAATTAAAAGATCGGGTGACTTCACCAGCGGGAACTACAATTTATGGTATGTTAAATTGGGAGAAAAACGGAATAAGGGGAACAATTATGGAAACTGTGCTTCAGGCAGCTGCAAGAGCAGCGGAGATTTAA
- the sepF gene encoding cell division protein SepF, which translates to MRALDRFLDIMGFSEVEEEIHFEEEETPEYFSRWKQPAKNKGQVIPLASKRSNQVVLLEPLAFDDCQLIADHLKGSKIIVINLESVDGGLARRIIDFVGGTTYALGGCLQKVGSGTIIATPNNVDISGDLNSVSQPKEVFAWINKIINQDPN; encoded by the coding sequence ATGAGGGCCTTGGATAGATTTTTGGATATTATGGGATTTAGTGAGGTGGAAGAGGAAATTCATTTTGAAGAAGAGGAAACACCCGAATATTTTTCACGTTGGAAACAGCCTGCTAAAAACAAGGGACAAGTCATTCCTCTTGCTTCAAAAAGAAGCAATCAGGTAGTTTTATTGGAACCTTTGGCTTTTGATGATTGTCAATTAATTGCCGATCACCTTAAAGGTAGTAAAATTATTGTGATTAACCTAGAAAGTGTTGATGGTGGATTAGCCCGACGAATTATTGATTTTGTGGGTGGTACTACTTATGCTTTGGGAGGTTGTCTGCAAAAGGTAGGTTCAGGTACAATAATTGCCACACCAAATAATGTTGATATTTCGGGTGACTTAAATAGTGTCAGTCAGCCCAAGGAGGTTTTTGCCTGGATTAACAAAATTATTAACCAAGATCCTAATTAA
- a CDS encoding YggS family pyridoxal phosphate-dependent enzyme yields MKQIAAVQAAIEKACLKVNRCPSEVKLLAISKSVPVEVIHKAYQAGLNLFGENRVQELTQKIPLLPAEIKWHLVGTLQRNKVKQVIGRVDLIHSVDRLSLAREISKWAQKSDITVKVLLQVNIAGEKTKKGFTVEEVRGQLETLSNLPNLQIKGLMTLAPWVQDPEKVRPVFRELRLLAQELASMGLANVEMQELSMGMSNDFPVAIEEGATIVRIGSRLFGVRN; encoded by the coding sequence ATGAAACAAATAGCGGCAGTACAAGCGGCAATAGAAAAAGCGTGTTTAAAAGTAAATCGTTGCCCAAGTGAGGTAAAGTTGTTGGCCATTTCGAAGTCTGTTCCAGTTGAAGTAATCCATAAGGCCTATCAAGCTGGGTTAAATTTATTTGGTGAGAATCGGGTACAGGAATTAACCCAAAAAATACCATTATTGCCTGCGGAAATTAAATGGCATTTGGTAGGTACTCTGCAGCGCAACAAAGTTAAACAGGTTATTGGCCGGGTTGATTTAATTCATTCTGTGGATAGGCTCTCTTTGGCCCGTGAAATTAGCAAATGGGCTCAAAAGAGCGATATCACAGTAAAGGTTTTATTACAGGTAAATATTGCGGGAGAAAAAACTAAAAAAGGTTTTACGGTCGAAGAAGTACGCGGACAACTTGAAACTTTAAGTAATTTACCTAATTTACAAATCAAGGGTTTAATGACTTTGGCTCCTTGGGTGCAGGATCCGGAAAAGGTTAGACCTGTTTTTCGTGAATTACGACTTTTGGCACAAGAATTGGCATCTATGGGTTTAGCAAATGTAGAAATGCAAGAACTTTCTATGGGAATGAGTAATGATTTTCCGGTCGCGATAGAGGAGGGAGCGACAATCGTGCGTATAGGCAGTCGCCTTTTTGGGGTTAGAAATTAA